From Microbacterium sp. LWH11-1.2, one genomic window encodes:
- a CDS encoding carboxypeptidase regulatory-like domain-containing protein — MRVRRSGVLAGAIVLVAVLVGAIPAAAATTSAWATWQPLAGGAGAYTTTVQIAAQPALTATMTSDSRGGGPGVISGASTWLSEGTPIGAKYGSSRDQAYLNLRPKADNAASPSTTTYSFATPTPSSGWAFALGDIDADSVRIQAIGPDGQALDATELGFQGGFNYCAPGVVGKPSCTGAADDIPSWDPATLTLTGNAAAADTSGSAAWFEPAAPITSLTFFFTRRAGFPVYQTWFASQARDITGSVVDVVDGPLAGVGLTLIDGTGAVVGTTTTAADGTYAFPGFIATDGYLVRVAPPAGKISTGPVTVAADLTTADAVADFTVRDIVPVAVSGQVTDAGGGPVAGVTVTIDGQTTTTDADGRYLFDSIPVGTHTATITPPDGYTLVTSPPAFTIPPGSEDPIENVDFQVAENPSLSGAVSSNGTGVAGVTVTATGPGGTVLTTVTDGSGGYAFPRLPAGDYEVTITTPGGYVAVTPITRNEQIAGADVENVDFELARLGAVDGTVRTDGGAPVPGAVIQVTGPGVPAQLITDADGSFGLGDLPPGTYTFTVVPPTGTTVVGSATRTVVITAAGEAVVEQDFVVAAIVVTPPSPDPDPPVSGGNGGGKPLPATGLGPETLAWAAGGAAVLVIGAVLLVVSRRRSTRD; from the coding sequence ATGCGTGTGCGTCGAAGTGGAGTCCTCGCCGGAGCGATCGTACTGGTGGCGGTGCTGGTCGGGGCCATTCCCGCCGCGGCGGCGACGACCAGTGCCTGGGCGACCTGGCAGCCGCTCGCCGGCGGCGCCGGGGCGTATACGACGACCGTGCAGATCGCCGCCCAGCCCGCGCTCACGGCCACCATGACGAGCGACTCCCGCGGGGGCGGCCCCGGCGTGATCTCGGGAGCATCCACCTGGCTGTCCGAAGGCACGCCCATAGGCGCGAAGTACGGATCGAGTCGCGACCAGGCGTACCTGAACCTGCGGCCGAAGGCCGACAACGCGGCGAGCCCGTCGACCACGACGTATTCGTTCGCGACGCCGACGCCCTCCTCCGGATGGGCGTTCGCGCTCGGCGACATCGACGCGGACTCCGTGCGCATCCAGGCCATCGGGCCAGACGGACAGGCGCTCGACGCCACGGAGCTCGGCTTCCAGGGCGGCTTCAACTACTGCGCACCCGGGGTCGTCGGCAAGCCCTCGTGCACCGGCGCGGCCGATGACATCCCGAGCTGGGACCCCGCGACCCTCACCCTCACCGGGAACGCGGCCGCCGCCGACACCAGCGGCTCTGCGGCGTGGTTCGAGCCGGCCGCGCCGATCACCTCCCTCACCTTCTTCTTCACCCGTCGCGCGGGCTTCCCCGTCTACCAGACGTGGTTCGCGTCACAGGCCAGAGACATCACCGGCTCGGTCGTGGACGTGGTGGACGGACCCCTCGCGGGCGTCGGCCTCACGCTGATCGACGGCACGGGCGCCGTGGTCGGCACGACGACGACCGCGGCTGACGGCACATACGCGTTCCCGGGCTTCATCGCGACCGACGGGTACCTCGTGCGCGTCGCGCCTCCGGCCGGAAAGATCTCGACGGGCCCCGTGACGGTGGCCGCGGATCTGACGACCGCTGACGCGGTCGCGGACTTCACCGTGCGCGACATCGTCCCGGTCGCGGTCTCCGGGCAGGTGACCGATGCCGGCGGCGGGCCGGTCGCCGGCGTCACCGTGACGATCGACGGGCAGACCACCACGACGGATGCGGACGGGCGCTACCTGTTCGATTCGATCCCGGTCGGCACGCACACCGCGACCATCACCCCGCCCGACGGGTACACCCTCGTCACGTCACCCCCCGCCTTCACGATCCCGCCCGGGAGCGAGGATCCGATCGAGAACGTCGACTTCCAGGTCGCCGAGAACCCCAGCCTCAGCGGAGCGGTCTCGTCGAACGGCACCGGCGTCGCGGGCGTGACGGTCACGGCGACCGGCCCCGGGGGCACGGTCCTCACGACCGTGACCGACGGCAGCGGCGGCTACGCCTTCCCGCGTCTTCCGGCGGGTGACTACGAGGTCACCATCACGACGCCCGGCGGGTACGTGGCGGTGACGCCGATCACGCGGAACGAGCAGATCGCGGGAGCCGACGTCGAGAACGTCGACTTCGAGCTCGCCCGCCTCGGCGCCGTCGACGGCACGGTGCGCACCGACGGCGGCGCGCCGGTACCCGGAGCGGTCATCCAAGTCACCGGTCCGGGTGTGCCCGCCCAGTTGATCACGGATGCCGACGGATCGTTCGGCCTCGGCGATCTCCCGCCCGGCACCTACACGTTCACCGTCGTGCCGCCCACGGGGACCACGGTCGTCGGTTCGGCGACCAGGACCGTCGTGATCACCGCCGCGGGCGAGGCCGTGGTGGAGCAGGATTTCGTCGTCGCGGCGATCGTCGTCACACCTCCGTCGCCTGATCCCGATCCGCCCGTCAGCGGCGGGAACGGTGGTGGAAAGCCGCTTCCGGCCACGGGCCTCGGCCCCGAGACGCTCGCCTGGGCGGCGGGAGGCGCGGCCGTGCTCGTCATCGGAGCCGTGCTGCTCGTCGTCTCGCGCCGTCGGTCGACCAGGGACTGA
- a CDS encoding alkaline phosphatase family protein — protein MTEDDSPPVPSRRGFLKMGGAALAGAVVGGAGGAAIGATIAGGHRDGFASDPDPFAALTPRSEPGFDHLVVVMGENRSFDNLLGYLYSKENLPTGETFEGLAFGDHSNTASDGTVVAAHIHQGDTDRIMSLPDPDPGEEYPHVNTQIFGTIDPKTNADLFVDQMTAPFNAPTKGEKATMSGFLEDYIINFRRLRRGVEPRPEEAAHIMGSFSPEMLPVLSTLAAEFAVFDHWYAGVPSQTFCNRSFFHASTSHGFVTNQGDGGYRKWLDAPAAPTVFNRLEDKKLTWKIYLDKLQLVSFTGMLHAAVLEKYWRTEHFGTMEDFYAEAKAGKLPAYAFIEPRMVYDHNDFHPPFGAVRESTVDGEEIFDSAVSDVRAGDRLIHDIYEAVRTSASPDGSNAVNTLLLITFDEHGGCYDHVPPPAATKPTADTKAGEMGFTFDRLGCRVPAIAVSAYTKRGTIIHDEMHHGSVTATLSRLHGLKPLNDRDQSANTLQNVVNLDKPRHPADWPVTTPAYTPPNPEQTPPQPNEADQTKPLTPPARGLLGLLIARYGKPGEPEPQTFADAYRLLHEHGEELFGPPKGS, from the coding sequence GTGACCGAAGACGACTCCCCTCCCGTCCCCTCCCGCCGAGGGTTCCTCAAGATGGGCGGGGCCGCGCTGGCCGGAGCAGTGGTCGGCGGAGCCGGAGGCGCCGCCATCGGGGCGACGATCGCCGGGGGCCACCGCGACGGCTTCGCCTCCGATCCCGATCCCTTCGCCGCTCTGACCCCGCGCAGCGAACCCGGCTTCGACCACCTCGTGGTGGTGATGGGCGAGAACCGCTCGTTCGACAACCTGCTCGGCTACCTCTACTCGAAGGAGAATCTGCCCACAGGCGAGACCTTCGAAGGGCTCGCCTTCGGCGACCACAGCAACACCGCTTCCGACGGGACCGTCGTCGCCGCCCACATCCACCAGGGCGACACCGACCGGATCATGAGCCTTCCCGACCCCGATCCGGGTGAGGAGTACCCGCACGTCAACACGCAGATCTTCGGCACGATCGACCCGAAGACGAACGCCGACCTCTTCGTCGACCAGATGACCGCGCCGTTCAACGCTCCGACCAAGGGCGAGAAGGCCACGATGTCGGGGTTCCTCGAGGACTACATCATCAACTTCCGGCGCCTCCGACGTGGGGTCGAGCCGCGGCCGGAGGAGGCCGCGCACATCATGGGCTCGTTCTCGCCCGAGATGCTGCCCGTGCTGTCGACGCTCGCCGCCGAGTTCGCCGTGTTCGACCACTGGTACGCCGGAGTGCCGTCGCAGACGTTCTGCAACAGGTCGTTCTTCCACGCCTCGACCTCGCACGGCTTCGTCACGAACCAGGGCGACGGCGGGTACCGGAAGTGGCTCGACGCCCCGGCCGCGCCGACGGTCTTCAACCGGCTCGAAGACAAGAAGCTGACCTGGAAGATCTATCTCGACAAGCTCCAGCTCGTCTCTTTCACCGGGATGCTGCATGCGGCCGTGCTCGAGAAGTACTGGCGCACCGAGCACTTCGGCACCATGGAGGACTTCTACGCCGAGGCGAAGGCCGGGAAGCTCCCCGCCTACGCGTTCATCGAGCCGCGGATGGTCTACGACCACAACGACTTCCATCCGCCGTTCGGCGCGGTGCGCGAGAGCACAGTCGACGGCGAGGAGATCTTCGACAGCGCGGTGTCCGACGTGCGTGCGGGCGACCGTCTGATCCACGACATCTACGAGGCGGTGCGCACGAGCGCCTCTCCCGACGGTTCGAACGCCGTCAACACGCTGCTGCTCATCACCTTCGACGAGCACGGTGGATGCTACGACCACGTGCCTCCGCCGGCCGCGACGAAGCCGACAGCAGACACGAAGGCCGGCGAGATGGGCTTCACGTTCGACCGGCTCGGATGCCGCGTCCCGGCGATCGCCGTGTCGGCCTACACGAAGCGCGGCACGATCATCCACGACGAGATGCACCATGGCTCGGTGACGGCGACGCTCTCCCGCCTGCACGGGCTGAAGCCGCTGAACGACCGTGATCAGTCGGCCAACACCCTGCAGAACGTGGTGAACCTCGACAAGCCGCGGCATCCCGCCGACTGGCCGGTCACCACCCCGGCCTATACCCCGCCCAACCCCGAGCAGACGCCGCCGCAGCCGAACGAGGCCGATCAGACCAAGCCGCTCACGCCGCCCGCGCGCGGCCTGCTCGGTCTGCTCATCGCGCGCTACGGCAAGCCCGGTGAGCCCGAGCCGCAGACCTTCGCCGACGCCTACCGGCTGCTCCACGAGCACGGCGAAGAGCTGTTCGGGCCGCCGAAGGGCAGCTGA
- a CDS encoding metallophosphoesterase family protein, translated as MTSPTPAVRWRRRGLTSVALLALLGGAVVAPAAFAAPDAAPEVPTGSLITGDTAWHYLDDGSDPSPAPAALRDWTLPGFDDSAWKTAPGSFGAKNGKLAAVGPVTPKTLLNHYLDGSTAPTVPTYFFRSTFELEAGVAEQVASLSSSVTFDDALVVWINGEEVARFVDGRITDTANVEYAGDSNGDPLTSTITAEGDVLQDGTNTIAVALFQDRETSSDVYFDMSSLTLVKASEPGTPVVAPPTRVILTPTEQPEISQSFSWLAGDASHTIGQVEIAPAAGGDTRTIEAYDVGVVNGNPNHHFSATVTDLAAATAYRYRVGLPGSWSDWFEFTTADPNATDFQFVYYGDAQIGLDTTWPSVVKQAEANAPRSIGSVHAGDLINKSNNEDEWLNWFKGMEDSAVSTNVMAAPGNHEYSGDKLLTAWKAAFEYPHNNPSMESIGELADLAKGDTEVAAQYRSLFEHWSAFAAETAYYTDYQDVRFITLNATRDATFLTPPALPSCTGADCPINKGEELWIRFQGAWLDLLLQNSPSKWNVVTFHQPVFSASEGRDEPKLRADWVPVFQRNDIDLVLMGHDHTYARGYVNTDATETPGLTTGPVYVVSNSGAKHYELETPEKNVWTNNGATQVLRGQGVTTYQVIDVSHDQLVYRSYLAEKQPNATTDLPVGAVYDTFTVTKSDAGEKWVTEAGVTPPTTEPEEPAKVELGAASVAAGGTVTVSGTGFDADAELRLELRSDPVDLGTVTAGADGAFSRTVTIPTATPAGAHTLAVILADGTEVTTSLTVTAATSGGGAVTPGNGGASTGGLATTGADSTPYVVAAVVLLALGLGLVALRRRRQRAE; from the coding sequence ATGACCTCCCCCACCCCTGCGGTGCGGTGGCGGCGTCGCGGACTGACGTCCGTCGCGCTCCTCGCCCTGCTCGGCGGCGCCGTCGTCGCCCCCGCGGCCTTCGCCGCACCGGATGCCGCACCCGAGGTGCCGACCGGATCGCTGATCACCGGCGACACAGCCTGGCACTACCTCGACGACGGCTCGGACCCGTCCCCCGCACCCGCGGCGCTGCGCGACTGGACGCTCCCCGGGTTTGACGACAGCGCCTGGAAGACCGCACCCGGTTCGTTCGGCGCGAAGAACGGCAAGCTCGCCGCGGTCGGCCCCGTCACCCCGAAGACGCTCCTGAACCACTACCTCGACGGCAGCACCGCCCCGACCGTCCCCACCTACTTCTTCCGCAGCACGTTCGAGCTGGAGGCGGGCGTCGCGGAGCAGGTCGCGTCGCTGTCGAGCTCCGTCACGTTCGATGACGCGCTCGTCGTGTGGATCAACGGGGAAGAGGTCGCCCGCTTCGTCGACGGCCGCATCACCGACACCGCGAACGTCGAGTACGCCGGCGACTCGAACGGCGACCCGCTGACGAGCACCATCACGGCGGAGGGCGACGTGCTGCAGGACGGCACGAACACGATCGCGGTCGCGCTGTTCCAGGACCGGGAGACGAGCTCGGACGTCTACTTCGACATGTCGTCGCTCACCCTGGTGAAGGCATCCGAGCCGGGTACCCCGGTGGTCGCCCCGCCGACCCGCGTCATCCTGACGCCGACCGAGCAGCCCGAGATCTCGCAGTCCTTCTCCTGGCTCGCGGGTGACGCCTCGCACACGATCGGCCAGGTCGAGATTGCCCCGGCCGCCGGTGGCGACACCCGCACGATCGAGGCCTACGACGTCGGCGTCGTCAACGGCAACCCGAACCACCACTTCTCCGCCACGGTCACCGACCTCGCCGCGGCGACCGCCTACCGCTACCGGGTAGGACTCCCGGGCAGCTGGAGCGACTGGTTCGAGTTCACGACGGCCGACCCGAACGCGACCGACTTCCAGTTCGTCTACTACGGCGACGCGCAGATCGGCCTCGACACCACCTGGCCGAGCGTCGTCAAGCAGGCCGAGGCGAACGCGCCCCGGTCGATCGGCTCCGTGCACGCCGGTGACCTGATCAACAAGTCCAACAACGAGGACGAGTGGCTGAACTGGTTCAAGGGCATGGAGGACTCGGCCGTCAGCACGAACGTGATGGCGGCTCCGGGCAACCACGAGTATTCCGGCGACAAGCTGCTCACGGCGTGGAAGGCCGCGTTCGAGTACCCGCACAACAACCCGTCGATGGAATCGATCGGCGAACTGGCCGACCTCGCGAAGGGTGACACCGAGGTCGCGGCGCAGTACCGCTCGCTGTTCGAGCACTGGAGCGCGTTCGCTGCTGAGACTGCGTACTACACGGACTACCAGGACGTGCGCTTCATCACTCTCAATGCGACGCGCGATGCGACCTTCCTGACCCCGCCGGCTCTGCCGTCCTGCACGGGTGCCGACTGCCCGATCAACAAGGGCGAGGAGCTGTGGATCCGATTCCAGGGTGCCTGGCTCGACCTGCTGCTGCAGAACAGCCCGTCGAAGTGGAACGTCGTCACGTTCCACCAGCCGGTGTTCTCGGCATCCGAGGGTCGCGACGAGCCGAAGCTCCGTGCCGACTGGGTGCCGGTCTTCCAGCGCAACGACATCGACCTCGTGCTCATGGGCCACGACCACACCTACGCCCGCGGCTACGTGAACACCGACGCGACCGAGACCCCGGGCCTCACGACCGGCCCGGTCTACGTCGTCTCGAACTCGGGCGCGAAGCACTACGAGCTCGAGACCCCCGAGAAGAACGTCTGGACCAACAACGGCGCCACCCAGGTGCTGCGCGGTCAGGGTGTCACGACCTACCAGGTGATCGACGTCTCGCACGACCAGCTCGTCTACCGCTCGTACCTTGCGGAGAAGCAGCCGAACGCCACGACCGACCTTCCCGTCGGCGCCGTCTACGACACCTTCACGGTGACGAAGTCGGATGCCGGTGAGAAGTGGGTCACCGAGGCCGGGGTCACGCCCCCGACCACCGAGCCCGAGGAACCCGCGAAGGTCGAGCTCGGGGCGGCATCCGTCGCGGCCGGCGGCACCGTCACGGTCTCGGGTACCGGATTCGACGCGGATGCCGAGCTGCGGCTCGAGCTGCGCTCCGACCCGGTCGACCTCGGCACGGTCACCGCGGGCGCGGACGGCGCGTTCTCGCGCACCGTCACGATCCCGACGGCCACCCCGGCCGGCGCGCACACCCTCGCGGTGATCCTCGCCGACGGCACCGAGGTCACGACCTCGCTCACCGTCACGGCGGCGACGTCGGGCGGCGGCGCGGTGACTCCGGGGAACGGCGGCGCATCGACCGGCGGCCTCGCCACGACCGGTGCCGACAGCACCCCGTACGTGGTCGCCGCCGTGGTGCTCCTCGCGCTGGGCCTCGGCCTCGTCGCTCTGCGGCGTCGCCGGCAGCGCGCCGAGTAG
- a CDS encoding CPBP family intramembrane glutamic endopeptidase gives MTASSPHPRASRSITADVTWFFAIAVLLCFALSVPMVFRLVPEDVNNLITPLLQLTPLLAAIIMWLVRRPGTFRQTFATGWRGTARWIGIGIAIIAAIAAIQTAIALTAGIWQLNPLEQIAAATIWVVPVLLMQSIFAIGEEFGWRGWLVTRAASWGFWPLALVSGLVWIVWHLPVLAVIGERPFWDIVIYFAGMLPWAPLLLALRWRSGSVWPAVLTHGAINSIRVYLLQSVPNATDHLLIEVIGWVLTLAAAAWLMRPSKARFVEAS, from the coding sequence ATGACTGCGTCTTCCCCACACCCGAGAGCTTCCCGATCGATCACCGCCGACGTCACGTGGTTCTTCGCGATCGCCGTCCTGCTGTGCTTCGCGCTGTCCGTGCCGATGGTGTTCCGGTTGGTCCCGGAAGACGTCAACAACCTGATCACCCCGCTCCTGCAGCTCACACCCCTGCTCGCCGCGATCATCATGTGGCTCGTCCGACGGCCCGGGACGTTCCGGCAGACCTTCGCCACGGGCTGGCGCGGCACAGCCCGGTGGATCGGGATCGGCATCGCCATCATCGCCGCGATCGCCGCGATCCAGACCGCGATCGCCCTAACGGCGGGGATCTGGCAGCTCAACCCTCTCGAACAGATCGCCGCCGCGACCATCTGGGTCGTCCCGGTACTGCTCATGCAGTCGATCTTCGCCATCGGCGAGGAGTTCGGCTGGCGCGGGTGGCTCGTGACGCGCGCCGCATCGTGGGGCTTCTGGCCCTTGGCGCTCGTCAGTGGCCTGGTCTGGATCGTCTGGCACCTGCCCGTGCTCGCCGTCATCGGCGAACGACCGTTCTGGGATATCGTCATCTACTTCGCGGGCATGCTGCCCTGGGCGCCGCTGCTGCTCGCGCTGCGCTGGCGGTCGGGGAGCGTCTGGCCGGCAGTTCTGACGCACGGCGCCATCAACAGCATCCGGGTCTACCTGCTGCAGTCCGTCCCGAACGCGACGGATCACCTGCTCATCGAGGTGATCGGCTGGGTGCTCACACTCGCGGCGGCCGCGTGGCTGATGCGTCCGAGCAAGGCGCGGTTCGTCGAGGCGAGCTAG
- a CDS encoding CCA tRNA nucleotidyltransferase gives MLNMADGLLRLGALAEDPVVRTLAAAFADAGFDLAVVGGPVRDALLGRETHDLDFTTNASPDEILKIVKPIATAHWDIGRAFGTIGARVQGEQVEITTYRADSYDGVTRKPTVEFGDSIEGDLVRRDFTVNAMALQVPSVKLVDPTGGVEDLLAGILRTPADPHVSFGDDPLRMLRAARFSAQLGFRVDDDTFDAIAQLRKTIEIVSPERIQSELVRLMQTDDPVRGIRVLVETDLIDEFLPEVSALRLEVDEHHHHKDVYEHSLTVLKQTIELEHSRHPGAAPDVPLRIAALLHDIGKPRTRKLEDGGVVTFHHHDIVGSRMARKRLQALRFDTETTDAVATLIELHLRFFGYAEGTWTDAAVRRYVRDAGERLERLHILTRADVTTRNKRKAGRLASAYDDIESRIAALREQEELDSIRPELDGNRIQKVLGIKPGREVGEAYRFLLDLRLDEGVLGAEVAEQRLRDWWAARA, from the coding sequence ATGCTCAACATGGCCGACGGCCTCCTCCGTCTCGGCGCGCTCGCCGAGGATCCGGTCGTCCGCACCCTCGCTGCGGCGTTCGCCGATGCCGGGTTCGATCTCGCGGTCGTCGGCGGACCGGTGCGCGATGCGCTGCTCGGTCGCGAGACGCACGACCTCGACTTCACCACGAACGCGTCGCCCGACGAGATCCTCAAGATCGTCAAGCCCATCGCGACGGCGCACTGGGACATCGGCCGTGCGTTCGGCACGATCGGCGCACGCGTGCAGGGGGAGCAGGTCGAGATCACGACCTACCGCGCCGATAGCTACGACGGCGTGACCCGCAAGCCCACCGTCGAGTTCGGCGACTCGATCGAGGGCGACCTCGTGCGCCGCGACTTCACGGTCAACGCGATGGCGCTGCAGGTCCCGTCCGTCAAGCTCGTGGATCCGACCGGCGGGGTCGAGGACCTCCTCGCCGGCATCCTGCGCACACCCGCCGATCCGCACGTCTCGTTCGGCGACGACCCGCTGCGGATGCTGCGCGCCGCGCGCTTCAGCGCTCAGCTCGGCTTCCGCGTCGACGACGACACCTTCGACGCGATCGCGCAGCTGCGGAAGACGATCGAGATCGTCAGCCCGGAGCGCATCCAGTCCGAGCTCGTGCGCCTCATGCAGACCGACGACCCGGTGCGCGGCATCCGCGTGCTGGTCGAGACCGACCTGATCGACGAGTTCCTGCCCGAGGTCAGTGCTCTGCGACTCGAAGTCGACGAGCACCACCACCACAAGGACGTCTACGAGCATTCGCTCACCGTGCTCAAGCAGACGATCGAACTCGAGCACTCCCGGCATCCCGGTGCCGCACCCGACGTGCCCCTGCGCATCGCCGCCCTGCTGCACGACATCGGCAAGCCGCGTACCCGCAAGCTCGAAGACGGCGGCGTGGTGACGTTCCACCACCACGACATCGTCGGCTCGCGCATGGCGCGCAAGCGCCTGCAGGCACTGCGTTTCGACACCGAGACGACGGATGCCGTCGCCACCCTCATCGAGCTGCACCTGCGCTTCTTCGGCTACGCCGAGGGAACGTGGACGGATGCCGCGGTGCGCCGCTATGTGCGCGACGCCGGCGAGCGGCTCGAGCGGCTGCACATCCTCACCCGCGCCGACGTCACCACGCGCAACAAGCGCAAGGCCGGACGCCTCGCGAGCGCCTACGACGACATCGAGTCTCGCATCGCGGCGCTGCGCGAGCAGGAGGAGCTCGACTCCATCCGCCCCGAGCTCGACGGCAATCGCATCCAGAAGGTCCTGGGCATCAAGCCCGGCCGCGAGGTCGGCGAGGCCTATCGCTTCCTGCTCGATCTGCGGCTCGACGAGGGCGTGCTCGGAGCCGAGGTCGCGGAGCAGCGCTTGCGCGACTGGTGGGCCGCGCGCGCCTGA
- a CDS encoding PIN domain-containing protein encodes MLLLDTSVLIDVERVSLPDEALAFSTVTYSELLFGIEAAATETLRRERTTRMAWLRDTLEAEWLPFDTFAAESCARLAARVALQRPRHARSKDIMLAGHAAALGARIATLNPRDFELVSDFVEIVVPELR; translated from the coding sequence ATGCTGCTTCTTGACACGTCAGTGCTCATCGACGTGGAAAGGGTCAGCCTTCCCGACGAAGCGCTCGCCTTCAGCACAGTGACCTATTCCGAGTTGTTGTTCGGTATCGAGGCAGCGGCGACCGAGACGCTTCGCCGTGAGCGCACGACACGAATGGCATGGCTTCGAGACACCCTCGAAGCGGAGTGGCTGCCTTTCGACACCTTTGCCGCCGAGAGCTGTGCACGGCTCGCGGCACGCGTCGCGCTGCAGAGGCCACGCCATGCGCGGAGCAAGGACATCATGCTTGCGGGGCACGCGGCCGCGCTCGGCGCCCGCATCGCCACTCTCAACCCCAGAGACTTCGAGCTCGTCAGCGATTTCGTCGAGATCGTCGTGCCCGAGCTTCGCTGA